In the genome of Bradyrhizobium ottawaense, the window CGTTGAGGAAGCGGCGAGGATTCACGATCGCGCCGGAAAGATCATCGACCAGGATGGTCGACGTCGTCGATGCCATGATCGTGTCGGGTCGGACCTGCCGTGAGGCTGACCCAAGCACCTCGCGCTTGAGCTCGACGACCTCTGGAACCCCTTCGAAAACCATTCCGGCCTCGGATAGCGCTGCCCCGCTCTGGCTGGCGGGCACCACCGAGACGCGCGCGATGAGCGGATCGACATCGGCCTCCGTCAGCAGCCCCAGCTTGGACAGGCTGGCAAAGGTCTTCGTGACCTCGCCGAGCGCGTCGGCCTCAAGCTTGGCGAAGTCTTCTGCGCTACGGGCCTTGACGTCGATCATTGTGACCTGATGGCCAGCGTAGGCAAACGCGACCGCGATGCCGCGTCCCATGCGGCCCGCCCCCAGACAGACGATATTGGCGCGATTGGTCATCGGTCAAAATCCATTGCGAAGCAGCGTCTGCAATTCAGCCTTGCTGAGATTGTCGAGCCCCAGCGTCTCGAGCGTTCGGCCACCTTGCGCAAAATCCTCGCCGCAGACCGCGCCGCCGATTGACAGGAACGCTTTGGCCAGCGGCGTGGCCACGCCCGCCAGGCCTGCGACGGAGACCAGCAGCGACAGCCCAAGCCGCAGGTCCTCGCGCATATAGCGATGCTCCGTCAGCACGATCCGCTCGCGCCAGTCCCCTGAATCCGTCAGCCGGTCGTGCGAGCCGCGGCCATACATCCAGATCTCGCCCTCTTTCGCATAGTGATGAGCGAGCGGGAAATGCGGTGCACCGTAACCAAGCGCCTCGCGCACCGCGATGCGTTCCGCGTCGAGCGCGTCGGTCACCCGCCGAATCGCGGCTTGTGTGCCTTCCTTATGGATGTCCCAGCGCTCGAAATGTTCGATTGGACCGGCATTCATCACGATCAGCGGCGGATGGATGATGGGTCCTGCATTCATCAGCGCCCCGGACAGCGCGTCTCCGCACGGCTCGATCGTATCGGGGAAAGCGCGTCCGATGACTTCGAGCGCATGCGGTGCCCGTTCGAGCGGGAACACGCCGACTGGAAGCCGCTTGGCGCGGATGGTGATCGCGACCTCGAACGGTCCGTGCTTGCGGGTGAGCCACGGCAGTGTACCGGTTTCGGCAAAGCTTGCCCTGGCCTGGTTCCCAGCTTCCCGCGCAGCCTCTGCGAAGATCATCGAGCCGAATGTCGCCGGCGGCAAGAATACGACCTGACCGTCCCGCAGATGCGGGGCGAGCAGGCGAGCGATATCAGTCTGTGCGAAGGCAGGAGCGGGGCACAGGATCAGCTCCGTGCCGTTGACGGCCTCGGCGATATCCGTCGTGACCAGCGCGAGCGTCACGTCGTGGCGGCCGTTGTGATCCTTGACCAGGATGCGCGAGCCGGCGGCGCGATGTGCCGCGACCTGACCGGCATCGCGGCGCCAGAGCCGCACCTCATGCCCCGACAGCGCAAAATCGCCGGCGGCCGCGAAGGAGCCGTTTCCCCCACCGAGAACTGCAATCTTCAAGATGCTTCTCCTTGCGCGCGGGACTGCGCATCAAGCTGCTTCAGCAGGAAATGCTGGACCTTCCCCAGTGCGGTGCGCGGCAGGTCGGCGACGAAGACGATATCGCGTGGCACCTTGTAGCGGGCGAGTTGCGCCTGGAGATGGGCTCTCAGCTCGTTCGCTTCGGGCCGGCAGCCGGATCGGGGGATGACATAAGCGATCGGCACCTCGTCCCAGCGCGGGTCCGGCCGGCCGATCACGGCGCATTCGCTGACATCGGGATGTTCGAGCAGGACGCGCTCGACCTCGGCCGGGTAGACGTTCTCTCCCCCCGAAATGATCATGTTCTTCTTGCGGTCGCGGACCCAGAAATAGCCGTCGGCGTCGCACAGGCCGATGTCGCCGGTGCGATACCAGCCGTCGTGCAATGCGTCGCGCGTTGCCGCCTCGTTGCCCCAATATTCGAAGAACACATTGGGTCCGCGTACCGCGATCTCGCCCGGCGTGCCTGCCGGCACCTCGTTGCCGGAATGATCGACCACCTTCGCTTCGCAGCACAGGCCGGCAAGTCCGGTCGATCCCGCACGCGAGAGGTCGCCGCCAAGCCGCGTGTAGACGGCGATCGGGCAGGTTTCCGTCGAGCCGTAGACCTGAAGCACCGGCACATCGCGGGCGACGAAACGCTCGATCAGATGGGGAGGCACGATGGTCGAGCCGGTGGCGACGGCTTTGAGTGACGAAAGATCGGTGGCGGCCCAGGCGGGATGCTCGCTCACCGCCTGGATGATCGCAGGCACCATGACCGTGAGTGTCGGCCGCTCCTGTTCGATGGCCGCAAGCGCGGTCTCCGGCGCGAAGCGTGCATGGACCGTGACGGTCGCGCCGAGCTGCAGAGCCGGCGTGGTCTGGATGTTGAGGCCGCCGACGTGGAAGAACGGCAGCACGGTCAGCACATGATCGTCGGACGTCATGTTGTGCATGTGCTGGCTCATGACGCCGTTCCAGAACAGCGCCTCCTGGCGCAGCACCGCGCCTTTCGGCCGCCCGGTTGTCCCCGATGTGTAGACGATAAGCAGGGGGCAGGAGAGATCGGTGTGCGGATTTCGGCCGGCGCCGTCGCTGCGCGCGAGCAGGCTTTCGAATGTCGTGCCGCGAGGTGGCGTGAAGTCGAGGCCGACAACGGACGTCCCCGGCGCAAGCTCGGGGAGAACTCCCTCGAAGGCCCGCTCGAGCACCAGCACCTTGGCGCTCGCATCGGCGAGAATGAAGAGTTGCTCGGCGACCGCCAGCCGCCAGTTCAGCGGCACGAGCATCGCACCCAGCCGCGCGCAGGCGTAGAGCAGAATAAGATAGTCGGGTCGGTTCAGGCTGAGGATAGCGACGCGGTCGCCGCGGCCGACGCCGAGCTCCTGTTTCAATGCCGTCGCGGTGCGTTCGATGCGCGCGGCGAACGCCGCATAGCTCAGCCGTTCCCCTTCGAAGGCAATGGCTGTCTTGTCTGGCGCGAACGCCGCGTTGCGATCGATCAGACTGCAGAGGTCCACCGTCAGTCGTCCGTCTCGCCGGTCTCATACAGCGCCTCGCGTCCGATCCGGTCGAGGCAGAGCTCGGCGGTCCAGGGCAGCATCAGCGAGCCGCAGCGGCTGTCGCGGTAGATCCGTTCCAGCGGCAGCGAGCGAAGCATGGCCTGACCGCCGCAGGTGCGGATCGCGAGCGCGGCAAGCTCATTGGCGCCTTCCATCACCGAATATTGCGCGGCATAGGCCCGCAACACCTGCTCCTTGCTCGGATTGGCGCAGGCTTCGGTGACGGCCTGGAACCAGATCGCCTTGACCTGCTCGAGCTTGATCTGCATCTGCGCGACCGCGATCTGCTTGGTCGGATACATCCGGCGCTTGACCGGCGGCATGCCCGGCACTTCGCCGCGCAGATAACGCACGGTGAAATCATAGGCCGCTTGGGCCAGGCCCATATAGGTCGGCGACAACGTGAGGAACATGTGAGGCCAGCGCATCGCGGCCTGGAAATAGACGCCGCGCGGCATCAGTGCAGAGTCGGCCGGCACGAACACGTCCTTGAACAGGAGCGTCCGCGAAACCGTTCCGCGCATGCCGAGCGGGTCCCAGTCACCGACGACAGAGACGCCTTCCGATTTGGCGGAGATCGCGAGGTAAAGCGTGTTGCGGCGCGAGGCCTTCTCGCCTTCCTCGATCTCAGTGCAGAGCACGCCGTAATAGTCGGCATGGCCGGAGAGCGATGCAAAAATCTTCTTGCCGTTGACGATCCAGCCGCCCTCGACCGGCCTTGCTTCCGTGCCGAAGGCGACGCCGCCTGCGGCGGCCGCTCCACCCTCGGAGAAGGGTTGCGAATAGATCGCACCATCCTCGACGATGCGCTTGTAGTGGACTGCGCGACGCCGCTCGTGCTCGGCCCGGGTCCCGGCGTCCATGTCGAGATCGTCGGCGAGGGGCCCCGACCAGAGGGTCGAGCACACGTGCATGTTCCAGGTCAGCGCGGTCGCGCCGCAATAGCGGCCGATCTCGGCGGCCGCCAAAGCATAGGTCTGGTAGTTCGCGCCGAGCCCACCGTGTTTCTTGGGAACGGCAATGCCGAGCAGACCGACGCGGTGCAGGTCGCGATAATTCTCGATCGGAAAGGTCGCCTCGCGATCGTAGGTGGCGGCGCGAGCGGCGAACACGCTCTGACCGATCTCTCTTGCCCGCGTAACGATGCCAGCCTGCTCGTCGCTGAGGCGGAATGCAACGGGATCGAAGATCGGCGCATCCAGCGCCACCTTGTCAGTCGTGCCGATCGTCTTGCTGACTTGCATGGTCATTGCGCGGTCACCTTACGCTTTGGTCGCGAGAGAGTTCAGGAACCGGCCGAGGGCCTCGTCAAAGGCCTCGGGGCGCTCGAGGTTGGCGAGATGGCCGACGCCAGCGAGCTCGACATATTCAGCACCAGGGATGTAGTTCGCAGTCTTTGCCATCATCGGCGCGGGCGCATTGTTGTCCTTGGAACCCGACAGCAGCAGCGTTGGGACGGAAATATTCGCAAGCGTGCTGCGCTGGTCGAAGCCGATGAGAGCCAGCATCATGGCACGATAGCTTGCCTCGGGCACGCTCCCCATGCATTCGCGTGCAAGCACCATTCCGTTCGGATCGGGATCGTCCCCGACAAGCTCCTTCACCAGCGAGGGCGCCAGCGACTTCATCGTCTCTCCGCGATCGAGCGGCCCGAGCCGCGCCGCGATGAACGATTTCTGCCAGTCGCCGTCGGCCTTGCCGAAGGCCGGGCTGGTCTGCGCCAGTACGACCGCGCGCGCCAGCTTTGGCGATTGCACCAGCCATTTCTGCACGATCATGCCGCCAATCGAGTGACCGACCAGAATGGGTCTGGTTGCATCGAGTTGCTCAATG includes:
- a CDS encoding acyl-CoA dehydrogenase family protein encodes the protein MTMQVSKTIGTTDKVALDAPIFDPVAFRLSDEQAGIVTRAREIGQSVFAARAATYDREATFPIENYRDLHRVGLLGIAVPKKHGGLGANYQTYALAAAEIGRYCGATALTWNMHVCSTLWSGPLADDLDMDAGTRAEHERRRAVHYKRIVEDGAIYSQPFSEGGAAAAGGVAFGTEARPVEGGWIVNGKKIFASLSGHADYYGVLCTEIEEGEKASRRNTLYLAISAKSEGVSVVGDWDPLGMRGTVSRTLLFKDVFVPADSALMPRGVYFQAAMRWPHMFLTLSPTYMGLAQAAYDFTVRYLRGEVPGMPPVKRRMYPTKQIAVAQMQIKLEQVKAIWFQAVTEACANPSKEQVLRAYAAQYSVMEGANELAALAIRTCGGQAMLRSLPLERIYRDSRCGSLMLPWTAELCLDRIGREALYETGETDD
- a CDS encoding NAD/NADP-dependent octopine/nopaline dehydrogenase family protein; translation: MKIAVLGGGNGSFAAAGDFALSGHEVRLWRRDAGQVAAHRAAGSRILVKDHNGRHDVTLALVTTDIAEAVNGTELILCPAPAFAQTDIARLLAPHLRDGQVVFLPPATFGSMIFAEAAREAGNQARASFAETGTLPWLTRKHGPFEVAITIRAKRLPVGVFPLERAPHALEVIGRAFPDTIEPCGDALSGALMNAGPIIHPPLIVMNAGPIEHFERWDIHKEGTQAAIRRVTDALDAERIAVREALGYGAPHFPLAHHYAKEGEIWMYGRGSHDRLTDSGDWRERIVLTEHRYMREDLRLGLSLLVSVAGLAGVATPLAKAFLSIGGAVCGEDFAQGGRTLETLGLDNLSKAELQTLLRNGF
- a CDS encoding alpha/beta fold hydrolase yields the protein MITKDGRFAYEAAGDPDAIPLIFLHGIGGAARAWRRQLATFGGRFRAIAWDMPGYGRSAPLASVSIATLAEALQQFIEQLDATRPILVGHSIGGMIVQKWLVQSPKLARAVVLAQTSPAFGKADGDWQKSFIAARLGPLDRGETMKSLAPSLVKELVGDDPDPNGMVLARECMGSVPEASYRAMMLALIGFDQRSTLANISVPTLLLSGSKDNNAPAPMMAKTANYIPGAEYVELAGVGHLANLERPEAFDEALGRFLNSLATKA
- a CDS encoding class I adenylate-forming enzyme family protein, which produces MDLCSLIDRNAAFAPDKTAIAFEGERLSYAAFAARIERTATALKQELGVGRGDRVAILSLNRPDYLILLYACARLGAMLVPLNWRLAVAEQLFILADASAKVLVLERAFEGVLPELAPGTSVVGLDFTPPRGTTFESLLARSDGAGRNPHTDLSCPLLIVYTSGTTGRPKGAVLRQEALFWNGVMSQHMHNMTSDDHVLTVLPFFHVGGLNIQTTPALQLGATVTVHARFAPETALAAIEQERPTLTVMVPAIIQAVSEHPAWAATDLSSLKAVATGSTIVPPHLIERFVARDVPVLQVYGSTETCPIAVYTRLGGDLSRAGSTGLAGLCCEAKVVDHSGNEVPAGTPGEIAVRGPNVFFEYWGNEAATRDALHDGWYRTGDIGLCDADGYFWVRDRKKNMIISGGENVYPAEVERVLLEHPDVSECAVIGRPDPRWDEVPIAYVIPRSGCRPEANELRAHLQAQLARYKVPRDIVFVADLPRTALGKVQHFLLKQLDAQSRAQGEAS